The Arthrobacter zhaoxinii sequence GAACCGGGCCGGATCCAGGGTCAGGTCCAGGCCCGAAAACACCACCGGTATCAAGGCCCAGCCGGCAACCGCTGCGGCTCCGGCCAGGATGACCGCTGTCCGGGCCGTCGCCGGATCATCCCCCACGACAAACAGGGCCGCGATCAGCACGGCCAGGATACCCAGCGCATAGAGCGCACCGAGGACAATCCCGACCAGCTGCCAGGGGCTGCGGCGCAGGGAATTACGCAGCAGCAGGAACTTTAGCCTTAGAAGGTGCGCAACCATTCCAGCCCCTCCGAGTGGGTCCGGCCGCCGACCAGCGATACAAAGCGGTCCTCCAGCGTGGCGTCACCGCGGACCTCGTCCACTGTTCCTGCGGCCAGCAGGTTACCGCCGGCGACCACTGCAACGTGATCGCACATCCGCTGGACGAGGTCCATGACATGGCTGGAAACAATGACTGTTCCGCCGGAGGAAACGTACCCGGCGAGGATGTCGCGGATATTGGCGGCGGAGACCGGATCCACCGCCTCGAACGGTTCGTCCAGGACCAGCAGGCGCGGGGCATGGATCAGGGCGGACGCCAGGGCTACTTTCTTCGTCATTCCCGCGGAGTAATCCACCACGAGCTTGCCCGCATCAGCACTGAGGTCCATGGCGGCCAGCAGATCCTTGGTCCGCGTCCGGACCGTCTCCCGGTCCATGCCGCGCAGCAGTCCCGCGTACGTCACCAGCTGCTCACCGGTCAGCCGGTCGAAGAGGCGGACGCCGTCCGGCAGGATCCCCATCAGCCGTTTGGCTTCGAGGGGGCGGGCCCACACATCGGTGCCGTGCACCCATGCGGAGCCCGCGTCCGGCCGCAGCAGTCCGGTGGCCAGGGAGAGCAACGTGGTCTTGCCCGCCCCGTTGGGACCCACCAATCCGTAGAAGGAGCCCTGAGGCACATCCAGGGTGATCCCGTTGACGGCCGTTTTGGAACCGAAGCGCTTGGCGAGTCCGCGCACGGACAGTGCCGGGACGGAATCCGGTAGTGATGTCATGGGTTCAGCCTAGCCATCCGGTGCCGGGACGTCCTCGGCACAAAGGACCAATTCAGCACCCGTGCCCGCAGACCGGGTCCCCCGAGGGGACTAGGCCTGCGGGGGAAAGCCCTTCACTAGAACATCCCCCGGCGTGCAGCCCGCTCGTACTGCGGCACCCAGGGCAGCTTGGCATCCAGCTCCACGGCCGCACGCATCCACCAGTGCGGGTCCCGCAGCGCGGCGCGGGCAACGAGGATCGCGTCCGCGGAACCGGCCTGCAGGATCTCCTCCGCCTGGGTGCCCGAGTCGATGAGTCCGACGGCGGCGGTGGGCACGGACGCGCCGCGGCGCACCGCTTCTGCATATTCCACCTGGTAGTTCGGGCCCACCTTGATTGATGCCCCGGGAACCGCGCCGCCGGTGGAGACATCCACCAGGTCCACGCCGCGCTCCCGGGCAGCGCGTGCCAGCACCACTGAGGACTCCGCGTCCACTCCCCCGGGCATCCAGTCCGTCGCGGAAATGCGCAGCAGCAGCGGCATGGAATCGGGAATCACTGCCCGTACCGCGTCGATGACCTCCAGGGTCAGCCGGTTCCTCCCGGCTTCATCCCCGCCCCACGCGTCAGTGCGGGTGTTGACCAGCGGGCTGAGGAACTGGTGCAGCAGGTAGCCGTGCGCACCGTGGATTTCGATCGTGTCGAATCCGGCGTCCACGGAGCGGACGGCGGCGTCGGCGAAGTCGCGGATGACCTGCCGGATACCGGCTTCGTCCAGCTGAGCCGGGGCCGCAAAGCTGCCGAACGGGTCCGCCGTGGGGCCCACGGTCTGCCAGCCGCCGTCGGCCGGCGGCACGCTGCCCTGCCCGGCCGCGAACGGAGCATAGGTGGAGGCCTTGCGTCCGGCGTGCGCCAACTGGATACCGATACGCGCGTCCACGGCACCGTGGCGGTGCACAAAGTCGGTGATGCGCTGCCAGGCACCGGCCTGCCCGTCATTCCAGATGCCGGCGTCCTGCGGGCTGATCCGCCCGGTCGGGTTCACCGCTGCAGCCTCGGTGATGATCAGGGCCGCCCCGCCGGCAGCGAAGGACCCCAGATGCATCAGGTGCCAGTCGTTGGGCACTCCCGGCGCGTTGGCCGGATCCGCGCTGTACTGGCACATCGCGGCAACCCAGCCCCGGTGGGCCAGCTCAAGTCCGCGCAGCGTGATGGGGTCAAAGAGGGAGGGTACGTCCATGGGGATTCCCGCCGTCCTAGAACAATGCCCGGGCGAGGGCGGAGCGGGCCTTGGTAACCCGGGGGTCCGAGACACCCACCACTTCGAAAAGATCCAGCAGCCGGAGCCGGGCAGTCTCACGGTCCTCGCCGTGCACCCTGCCGATCAGGCCGGTGATCCGGCGGAAGGCGTCCTCCACGTGCCCGCCGGCAATGTCCAGGTCCGCGACGGCAAGCTGTGCCTGTACGTTGTCCGGTTCCTCGGCGCCGGCCCGGCGGACGGCATCCGCGTCCGCATCGCGCAGCCGGGCCATGAGTTCCACCTGCGCCAGGCCGGCCTTCGCTTCCGCATCTGCGGGCTGCTCGGCGAGGGCCCGGCGGTATGCTGCTGCCGCGGTGTCGTAGTCCTCGGCGTTGATGGCGTCGAAGGCTTCCTGGTGCAGCGGAGGCAGGGGCGCGTCCTCCGCCGGTGCCTGCTCCGTTCCGCCTTCAAGGGATCCGTTGACGCCGTTGGCGGCGGCCACCTGCATCAGTTCACCAACAAGGGCGCGGATCTGCTCTTCGGGGAGCAGCCGGTCCATCAGCGGCACCGGCTGGCCCTTGATCACGGCGGCAACGGTGGGGACGGCAACCGCGGAGAAGGCCTGGGCAATCTGCGGGTAGGCCTGGGCGTCCACGCGGGCCAGCAGCATTTTGCCGTTCTGTTCCACCGCGATGGCGGCCAGGATGGCGGAGACCTGCTGGGAGTCCGGGCTCGCGTCGGAATACAGGTCAATGACCACCGGCACTTCGGCGGACAGCTGGACCACCTGCGGGAAGGTCTGTTCAGAGACCTGCACCACGAACGGTGACGGTGCAGGAGCGGCGCCGGGTGCGGCACCGGCCGAAGCAGCCGGGGCCGCCTGGGCTGCGGGGGCTGCGGAACGGGCCTTGAGGGCGGAAAGGTCCACTGCCCCCCGCAGGTTCATGGAAGAGGGGGCCGCCGGTGACGGGCGGTGGTTCGGTGTGCTCATTTCTTCACCTTATTACGCCGCGCCCGTGCACCGGCAAGCCCATGCCGTGCCTACTTGAGCTTTGCGGACAGCAGTTCCTGGGCCGCACCCACCACCAGGGCCTGGCTGGTCCCGCCGGACGCCGGCACATAGAGCATCACGGCTTCGCCGTGGGTGACGTCAATGCCCTTGTCGGTGTTCGGCTTGCCGGTCAGTGCCTGGAAGACAGTGCCTTCGAGGTTGACCGAGTCGCCGGCTTCCTTGGGTGTGCTCGAGAACGTGTTGGACAGGTAGCCGAACACGATCGCGCCGCCGTCCTCGGTCCGCAGGGCATACGTTGCCTGCGCGTCGGGGGTATGGCTGAACTCGATGCGCGCGAACTCGTTCCGGGGATCGGTCTGGGTCGTCTTCTGGAACTCCACCACATCGTCGCTGAACCGGTTGCCGGCGAACGTGTCCTTGTGCGTGCCGTCCGGCGTGGTCAGGGAATCCGCCAGCGCTGCCACTGCGTCCTGCGGAGACATCACGAGCCCGTTGTCCGAGGCCGCGGGGATTTGATCGGTGCCGGCATCGGCTTCCGGTGCCTGCGGGAAGGTGCTGGCAGGCAGCATTTCGACTGCTGAAACCAGCTTGTAGTTATCCCGGGCCGATTCCTGGACGAGCAGCAGCACCTGCGGCACCGGGTTTCCCTCGCCCTGGGTGACGGCGACGACCGTGCGGGGCCAGTCCGCTCCGCTGCTGATCGACTGGGTCCGCAGTTCCGCCGCTTCCACAGGCACCGGGGCCTCGTGATCGGCCGACTTTGCCGCCACGGCGTAGTTCGCCTCGCGCATGGCGTAGGCGGGGCCGCTGACGCGCGGCTGAAGCAGTGAGGCATCCTTGGCGGCGTCACCGGCCCGGACCGTGCCGGCCACGGAATCCAGAATGCGGGTCAGCTGGGAATCGAGTATCACCGGACGGCTTCCGGCCGCGGAGTCATCGGCCAGGGCCGCTGCCGGGGCGGAGCCGGCCGCCAGCACGGCAGCTGCGGCAGCAGCCAGGAAGGCCGGACGGCGGCGTCCCGGGCGGATCGCGGTGAAAGCCGACGTCGTTCCCGAGACGCTGGCCTGCTTGGCAGGTGTCCCGGTCTCCGGGCCGGCGCTGCTGCCCCCTCTGCGTCGCGGTCCGCCGCTGCGCAGGAAGGCGAGGGCCAGGCCCAGGACGGCCAGCAGGGCGCCGGCAACGATCAGTGGCACGGCGAACGGACGGGTCTCATCGTTTTCCCAGGTCAGGGTCACGTCAGCGGGGGCGGGAGCAGTGCCGTCCGTGGCCAGCAGGATGCGCCAGTCACCCTCCCCCGGTGCCTTCCAGTCGTAGGACAATTCACCTTCACCGGACTCTTCAACAACCCAGAGGTCGGAACCGGCGGGATTCGGAGCGGTCTTTCCGGTCTTGTCGGTGCCGACGGTCAGGCCAAGGCGGCCTTCACCCGGGCTAAGCCTGGTGGCGGCGGCATCCGCCACCCATGCCTGAACATCGTTGGCCCGGCCGACCGCCAGCGTGAAGGGAGCCTCCGAACGGACGGTAATGTCCACGCCGTCGGAGTATTCGGCCAGCAGTTCCGGTTCCAGCACGGTGACGACGGCCCCCTCGTGGCCTTCGGCATCCATGGCGACCGATTTGGTCTCCGAGGGCGCCCAAAAGGTGCGCTGGCCAATGCCTATCAGCATTAGCAGCACCCCGAGGATGATCAGCGGAACTGCAAATTTGTTTCGCACAACTTACCTATCTTCAGTCTGGGCAAATGACATGGCAGGGCGGCGAATTCCCCTGCCTGCGGGAGGAACGAAGCTCCGTAATGCAGGCGCGAAATCACAGCGGGGCAAATATGTCCTGGCACTTGATAACCCAATGGTAACGAAATCCGTTCAGAGCACCCATTCGTCTTCCGGCCGCGGCAGGTACAGGCAGCCGGGAGCACGGGATAACGGGTCCCGCGGGCGCGCCTGCTGGTAAGGTTTCGGTTCGTACCAGGAGCCCAAAAAGGCAGAGGAGAAACGCGCGAAATGAGCGAAAACGAGGACGTGCCCGTCCACGCGCCGCTCCCCGGCCCGGCGGACAAGAAACCTGCGGATGCTCCCGACCCGAAAGCAGGCCGCACTCCGATGCCGGGGTTCCTGTCCACAGCTGCGGACCGGGTCCGCTACAGCCTGCGCCACGGAGTTCCCGGTGCCCGTCCGAGGCCGCGCTTCGAATTCCCGCCCGAGGACGCCGCCGGTCCGGAAATCACCGTCGACAGTGACGTGCGCCTTCCCGATGAACGGCTGAGCGTCAGCGGCGGCGGGCACGGGCCGGAGGCCGACCCCGGGAGCATGCGCGCCCACCCTATCTACTTCGGTTTTATGCTCACGGTCGGCGTTGGACTGGCCCTGCTGCTGTTCTTCGTCATCACCAATGTCGGCGAGCTCCTCGTCTGGATCGGCGCCGCTCTGTTCATCGCACTGGGGCTGGATCCGGTGGTCCGTTGGCTGGGTGCACGGGGAATCCCCCGCCCCGCCGGCATCGCCGTCACGGTGCTGGTGCTGGCAGGCGTGGTGACGGCTTTCTTTGCCACCCTGATCCCCACCATCGTGAGCCAGACGACGGAAATCATCGCCAGGGCCCCGGGATACATCAACAACTTCCTGGCGTCCGACTTCTTCGTCAACATCGACAAGCAGTTCCAGGTCCGGAGCCGGATCGAGGAAGAAGTAGGCCGTTTCTTCTCCAACAGCGATGCCGTGGGCGGCATTTTCGGCGGTGTGCTCAGTGTGGGCACGGTGATCGCGAACGGCCTGTTCGGCGCCCTGATCATCCTGGTCCTGACCCTGTATTTCCTGGCGTCCCTCCCCTCGATGAAGAAGTGGGCCTACCGGCTGGCGCCGCGCAGCCGCCGCCGCCGGGTGGAAGCCCTGGCCGAGGAAATCACCGGCAGCGTCGGCAACTACGTGATCGGCCAGGGCTTCGTGGCGCTGCTTGATGCCACCTATGCCTTCATCGTGATGACCATCACGGGTGTTCCGTTCTCGGTGCTGCTGGCCTTCCTGGTCGCACTGCTGGCGTTCATTCCGCTGGTCGGCCCGCCCATCGCCCTGGTGCTGGTCTCCCTGGTGGCACTGACCGAGGGCTGGCAGACGGCCGTGGTCTTCGCCATCCTCTACATGGCCTACCTACAGTTCGAGGCGTACTTCGTCTCCCCGCGCGTGATGCAGCGGGCCGTGGCGGTACCCGGCGCCGTCGCCGTGATTGCCGTGATTGCCGGCGGCAGCCTCCTCGGGGTGCTGGGGGCACTGATAGCCATTCCGACGGCGGCCGCCACCCTGCTGCTGCTCAAGGAAGTCTTCATCGCCCGGCAGGACAGGGTCTGACCCGGGCGCAACTTTTGCCCGGGCGGTGAGTCAGTACCGTCGGCGGATCCGCCAACAGTGGTTGTGCCAGTGCCGGCGGCCCTCAACGGCGGTCTGCCGCCCCAGCAGCGAGTCTTCCTGCCACACCACCAAGTGG is a genomic window containing:
- a CDS encoding ABC transporter ATP-binding protein; this encodes MTSLPDSVPALSVRGLAKRFGSKTAVNGITLDVPQGSFYGLVGPNGAGKTTLLSLATGLLRPDAGSAWVHGTDVWARPLEAKRLMGILPDGVRLFDRLTGEQLVTYAGLLRGMDRETVRTRTKDLLAAMDLSADAGKLVVDYSAGMTKKVALASALIHAPRLLVLDEPFEAVDPVSAANIRDILAGYVSSGGTVIVSSHVMDLVQRMCDHVAVVAGGNLLAAGTVDEVRGDATLEDRFVSLVGGRTHSEGLEWLRTF
- a CDS encoding NADH:flavin oxidoreductase/NADH oxidase codes for the protein MDVPSLFDPITLRGLELAHRGWVAAMCQYSADPANAPGVPNDWHLMHLGSFAAGGAALIITEAAAVNPTGRISPQDAGIWNDGQAGAWQRITDFVHRHGAVDARIGIQLAHAGRKASTYAPFAAGQGSVPPADGGWQTVGPTADPFGSFAAPAQLDEAGIRQVIRDFADAAVRSVDAGFDTIEIHGAHGYLLHQFLSPLVNTRTDAWGGDEAGRNRLTLEVIDAVRAVIPDSMPLLLRISATDWMPGGVDAESSVVLARAARERGVDLVDVSTGGAVPGASIKVGPNYQVEYAEAVRRGASVPTAAVGLIDSGTQAEEILQAGSADAILVARAALRDPHWWMRAAVELDAKLPWVPQYERAARRGMF
- a CDS encoding co-chaperone YbbN — encoded protein: MSTPNHRPSPAAPSSMNLRGAVDLSALKARSAAPAAQAAPAASAGAAPGAAPAPSPFVVQVSEQTFPQVVQLSAEVPVVIDLYSDASPDSQQVSAILAAIAVEQNGKMLLARVDAQAYPQIAQAFSAVAVPTVAAVIKGQPVPLMDRLLPEEQIRALVGELMQVAAANGVNGSLEGGTEQAPAEDAPLPPLHQEAFDAINAEDYDTAAAAYRRALAEQPADAEAKAGLAQVELMARLRDADADAVRRAGAEEPDNVQAQLAVADLDIAGGHVEDAFRRITGLIGRVHGEDRETARLRLLDLFEVVGVSDPRVTKARSALARALF
- a CDS encoding AI-2E family transporter — protein: MSENEDVPVHAPLPGPADKKPADAPDPKAGRTPMPGFLSTAADRVRYSLRHGVPGARPRPRFEFPPEDAAGPEITVDSDVRLPDERLSVSGGGHGPEADPGSMRAHPIYFGFMLTVGVGLALLLFFVITNVGELLVWIGAALFIALGLDPVVRWLGARGIPRPAGIAVTVLVLAGVVTAFFATLIPTIVSQTTEIIARAPGYINNFLASDFFVNIDKQFQVRSRIEEEVGRFFSNSDAVGGIFGGVLSVGTVIANGLFGALIILVLTLYFLASLPSMKKWAYRLAPRSRRRRVEALAEEITGSVGNYVIGQGFVALLDATYAFIVMTITGVPFSVLLAFLVALLAFIPLVGPPIALVLVSLVALTEGWQTAVVFAILYMAYLQFEAYFVSPRVMQRAVAVPGAVAVIAVIAGGSLLGVLGALIAIPTAAATLLLLKEVFIARQDRV